One window of Dysidea avara chromosome 11, odDysAvar1.4, whole genome shotgun sequence genomic DNA carries:
- the LOC136239431 gene encoding uncharacterized protein codes for MNIACITDRAYYIHQKEYLEPAVISVWDTKQAEVLAQCRASGNPLIIGGDGRADSPGHSAKYGSYRIIDLSSNKVIHLELVQSNLVASSNHMEKEGLKNTLQFLMEKSINIGALITDRHKQVTKFVSQSYPDIDHRFDVWHVAKGVKKKLLKIAKYKDCEVVGEWIKSITNHMYWCAVKTPGGDGKEMAIR; via the exons ATGAACATTGCATGCATTACAGATAGAGCATACTACATTCATCAGAAGGAGTACTTAGAGCCAGCAGTCATATCAGTTTGGGATACAAAACAGGCAGAAGTGCTAGCACAGTGTAGAGCTAGTGGCAATCCACTCATTATCGGTGGTGATGGACGTGCTGATAGTCCTGGGCATTCTGCCAAATATGGATCATATAGAATAATTGACCTATCCTCCAACAAAGTTATCCACCTAGAGCTTGTTCAG AGCAATTTGGTAGCATCTAGCAATCACATGGAAAAGGAAGGATTGAAAAATACTCTGCAATTTTTAATGGAGAAATCAATAAATATAGGTGCACTGATTACTGACCGTCACAAGCAGGTTACAAAATTTGTGAGCCAAAGCTATCCAGATATTGACCATCGTTTTGATGTTTGGCATGTTGCAAAAG GTGTTAAAAAGAAGCTACTAAAGATAGCTAAATACAAAGATTGTGAAGTGGTGGGTGAGTGGATTAAAAGCATTACCAACCACATGTACTGGTGTGCGGTGAAAACACCGGGTGGTGATGGGAAGGAGATGGCTATTCGGTAG
- the LOC136239432 gene encoding uncharacterized protein codes for MQSSADDPRSSSPVEDVGSPLLLASTSTGMIPMEIQSGTPTEIQSGADDKDPMTTPGTKSVGTQCDLLAAPPLTLMSHADTTTESSEPEDGDIDDSFQISQDEATTDDDNLQPSTEADPGSTRDEIKYIYLDQHSYNYLHTVHCVTAHVLES; via the exons ATGCAATCAAGTGCGGATGATCCAAGGAGTAGTTCCCCAGTTGAAGACGTAGGCAGCCCTCTGTTGTTGGCATCTACTTCAACAGGTATGATTCCTATGGAAATACAGTCAGGAACACCTACAGAAATACAGTCAGGAGCAGATGACAAAG ACCCAATGACTACTCCTGGCACAAAATCAGTTGGAACCCAGTGTGATCTATTGGCAGCACCCCCTCTTACACTCATGTCTCATGCAGATACTACCACTGAATCAAGTGAGCCTGAAGATGGTGATATTGATGACTCGTTTCAAATTTCTCAAGACGAAGCCACAACAGA TGATGacaacctgcagccatccactGAAGCTGATCCAGGATCAACAAGGGATGAAATCAAATACATATATTTAGATCAGCACTCATACAACTATTTACACACTGTACACTGTGTCACAGCTCATGTCCTGGAGTCATAA